In one Drosophila pseudoobscura strain MV-25-SWS-2005 chromosome X, UCI_Dpse_MV25, whole genome shotgun sequence genomic region, the following are encoded:
- the LOC4813235 gene encoding trypsin alpha-3, whose protein sequence is MFVRCLVSMMLLILPILGVLGLQVVSTDSSDSMQIQPRIIGGQVSSIKQEKYLVQVTTSTEMCGGSLIQPRWVITAAHCVYRKNKDELKIYGGASNQAGPYATIRLVDFVAIRPDFSMKTLNMDVAALRLQSALVGANIETIALASQPVPPRAIVKVSGWGSTSATSSSTAQRVHSVLLPVWSRSSCLSAFKGIHGITRSMMCASKPYRRDSCDGDSGGPLVFKGQLAGIVSFGYGCASALPGVYTSVPEIREWFLNTVKLNS, encoded by the coding sequence ATGTTTGTCCGCTGCCTGGTTTCAATGATGCTTCTTATACTGCCTATCCTGGGAGTCCTAGGATTACAGGTGGTTTCTACCGACAGTTCCGACAGTATGCAGATCCAACCCCGCATCATTGGGGGCCAGGTATCCAGCATTAAGCAAGAAAAGTACCTCGTGCAGGTCACGACCTCAACAGAGATGTGTGGGGGCTCGCTGATTCAACCCAGGTGGGTCATCACGGCGGCCCACTGCGTGTACAGAAAGAACAAGGACGAACTGAAGATCTATGGCGGGGCGTCGAACCAGGCAGGTCCCTATGCCACCATCCGTCTGGTGGACTTTGTTGCCATTCGTCCGGACTTCAGCATGAAGACCCTCAACATGGACGTGGCCGCCCTGCGGCTGCAATCGGCGTTGGTGGGCGCCAACATCGAGACCATTGCACTGGCCTCACAGCCCGTTCCGCCCCGAGCGATAGTCAAGGTGTCCGGCTGGGGCTCCACCAGTGCCACCTCCTCCAGCACGGCCCAACGGGTGCACAGTGTTCTGTTGCCCGTGTGGTCGCGGTCCTCCTGTCTGTCCGCCTTCAAAGGCATCCATGGCATCACCCGATCAATGATGTGCGCCTCGAAGCCCTATAGACGAGACTCGTGCGATGGCGACTCCGGGGGTCCGCTCGTCTTCAAAGGCCAACTGGCGGGCATAGTGTCGTTCGGTTACGGCTGCGCCTCGGCGCTGCCCGGCGTCTACACCAGCGTGCCCGAGATCCGGGAGTGGTTCCTGAACACCGTGAAGCTGAATTCCTGA
- the LOC26533666 gene encoding trypsin alpha-3-like has protein sequence MEWLWLFCIIQTAMAVARSGPRIVGGKETSIAQVPYLVYLRQGGFFLCGGSLLSPTVVLSAAHCVYGAQPEDYTVHAGASRLDQASPVVRGVASFHLSPSYSSTNFDMDVALLQLRESVPLSAGSVATIAACRMPPDSNAYARISGWGVTRENNREPAVQVRTAMVRMLPGAECRLSYAGVAKISDSMICASVRGLRDSCSGDSGGPLVYRGQVCGIVSWGFGCARLAYPGVYTSVASVRVRSFIERTLQEIGS, from the coding sequence ATGGAGTGGCTGTGGTTGTTCTGCATCATCCAAACCGCAATGGCTGTCGCCCGCAGTGGACCCCGCATTGTGGGCGGCAAGGAGACGAGCATCGCACAGGTGCCGTATCTGGTGTACCTTCGCCAGGGAGGATTCTTCCTATGCGGCGGCTCCCTTCTCTCGCCCACCGTCGTGCTCAGTGCGGCCCACTGCGTGTATGGGGCTCAGCCCGAGGACTACACGGTCCATGCCGGTGCCAGTCGGTTGGACCAAGCGTCGCCCGTGGTGCGCGGCGTGGCCAGCTTTCACCTTTCGCCCAGCTACTCTTCCACCAATTTCGACATGGACGTGGCCCTGCTGCAACTGAGAGAGTCCGTTcccctctccgctggcagcgTGGCCACCATTGCTgcctgccgcatgccgccGGATAGCAATGCCTATGCCAGGATCAGCGGCTGGGGAGTGACGCGCGAGAACAACCGCGAACCCGCCGTCCAGGTTCGTACGGCCATGGTGCGGATGCTGCCCGGAGCAGAGTGCCGGCTGTCTTACGCCGGAGTGGCCAAGATAAGTGATTCCATGATCTGCGCCTCGGTGCGCGGCCTCAGGGACTCGTGCTCGGGCGATTCGGGCGGTCCGCTCGTGTATCGCGGTCAGGTGTGCGGCATTGTCTCCTGGGGATTTGGCTGCGCCCGCTTGGCCTACCCTGGAGTCTACACCAGTGTGGCCAGTGTCCGTGTGCGCTCCTTCATCGAGAGAACGTTGCAGGAGATTGGCAGCTAG
- the gry gene encoding trafficking protein particle complex subunit 11 isoform X1: MTIDATALPSELLVTPQPLIGFCGLDTARQGVHKAIWDGFSGSLQRKAADRAAVQYKLLPPNYEFPVAKPKRASYEWYHPKGILKRNWMLKHLHVLPSVVVLFQDMEWNDLEWTEKQVQCAATVQALKNALQERNTRLCLVLLQKAAPLPPGEDLLAAERAASLTSACGITSKMLFILPHTEHLMGYTLRLESAFLDMAQSYYALMSKRIRNHRDQLSAAHTTLKIRHQFKLGFVAEMRQDFSTAQKHYFQAYANLDEIRINDSNCVEIKTLAGFLNYKICRLMFKLKTPRDAINQFIIHVEKYKPRVGFKDLAFEHYAWLSTQHSVFAELFCEAIKNGLPALQTQHPGIYYHKAAEYVMKRRDAAQQAFASLLDSGEAALTTNNPNPLSLYTEFFGIRAVKTGDLVAEQQANVQLCEQERGYSHSVAIIALLSQAMAQFKIYKCLRFRKKLAIDMAEEYLQSGDHAKALTLYSLMLPDYRQEKWSTIFTDVLLKTLRCALLSASVADYIACSIEALSLRHQSEQKDRILLLDNLWQVYQGVPPMPRTQLTEDALALWTSALACVKSPIPIDFDKVSDVLEMCATFERVQLNNDDVLQLQLIIRVLTDVPLRIRSFHVVLADAGNSQNNYKLEALKYFCFPNLLQLRTQQQRQQQPQQQQELVDQPKAFEKNTILEPGSYYQFFCSTEAQQFHENTQLRIVRVEALMGTDQIGALLTCSSNYTRQPFRHHTRSRDLDDNVTINPICYIAPTFHLVTQTNLGHGHANGTDGEPEAATRMLVNEYYPVVINICNPYNVYLMNVGVHISVPGALRNSVFLTTDISPGRQKLHTQIQIDVGELSGQSSNTATYYIFSLAETEIKLQQRLSYTLDVDTGGAGSSGSAGARASTAPNSSESTPDHNVKSIALNLAAISPVQIEYLDETRLRKSRDDTVTVRCYSDFKFSARFYTLNRKPLNQVYRGENFLLRANTEVLAVDDVEILDSFFICDHNLVQSNYSFKRKKYTNKYSAGDQLESVIVLRTNATVQDWTTARDLDQRGKLEGKSSSSKFIRRPPKSPSEENSASTAPTGISSYMNKSLVAKIPTTMTIINSNSAVSTALQVANSGVMSSSLHSEDAKLGEDAAPAGSPLEGGKTTRVVYNKALEAVQGTGHCRGFIKGIYTLEENPSPAPVFGVFCIRWRRANAKEENESKFIISGLEIAEPPLNIYCTIEEKMFVKMPMAFKVVIKNPTTHVLHLIATLSISKADNFICSGHKQLDISIMAYDEKELVYNLYPLQVGWQELPVLSLEYNTKADPQKNDIHNALLDELVLRALPKRVFVLPPLKQQTTK; the protein is encoded by the exons atGACGATTGATGCCACCGCTCTGCCGTCGGAGTTGCTCGTGACCCCTCAGCCACTGATTGGCTTCTGCGGCCTGGACACTGCGCGGCAGGGCGTGCACAAGGCCATCTGGGATGGGTTTAGCGGGAGTCTGCAACGGAAGGCGGCGGATCGCGCTGCGGTCCAATACAAGTTGCTACCTCCGAACTATGAGTTTCCAGTGGCCAAGCCCAAGAGGGCCTCCTACGAGTGGTACCATCCCAAGGGCATACTGAAGCGGAACTGGATGCTAAAGCACCTGCATGTACTGCCCTCTGTGGTGGTCCTGTTCCAGGACATGGAGTGGAACGATTTAGAATGGACGGAGAAACAGGTGCAGTGTGCGGCCACTGTGCAGGCCCTAAAGAATGCTCTCCAAGAGCGAAATACTCGACTGTGCCTAGTGCTTCTGCAGAAGGCAGCACCGCTACCTCCTGGCGAGGATTTGCTGGCCGCAGAGCGAGCTGCCAGTTTGACTTCAGCCTGCGGCATAACCAGCAAAATGTTATTCATACTGCCGCATACGGAGCACCTCATGGGCTACACGTTGCGTCTGGAGTCCGCGTTCCTGGACATGGCCCAGTCCTACTACGCCCTGATGTCGAAGAGAATACGCAATCATCGAGACCAGCTGTCGGCGGCGCATACCACCCTCAAGATACGTCACCAGTTCAAGCTCGGCTTTGTGGCGGAGATGCGGCAAGACTTCAGCACCGCCCAGAA ACACTACTTCCAAGCCTATGCGAATCTGGATGAAATACGCATCAACGATAGCAATTGCGTGGAGATCAAAACGCTGGCCGGGTTTCTCAACTACAAAATCTGTCGTCTCATGTTCAAGCTGAAGACCCCGCGGGATGCCATCAACCAGTTCATTATTCATGTTGAGAAGTACAAGCCCCGCGTGGGTTTCAAGGATTTGGCATTTGAGCACTATGCCTGGCTAAGCACGCA ACATTCTGTGTTCGCCGAGCTGTTCTGTGAGGCCATCAAAAATGGACTGCCCGCTCTTCAGACTCAGCATCCCGGCATCTATTACCACAAGGCAGCCGAGTATGTGATGAAACGACGCGATGCCGCCCAGCAAGCCTTTGCCTCTCTGCTTGACTCGGGCGAGGCAGCACTCACAACAAATAACCCAAACCCTTTGTCCCTGTACACGGAGTTCTTTGGCATCCGGGCCGTGAAAACAGGCGATCTTGTCGCCGAGCAGCAAGCCAATGTGCAGCTGTGCGAACAGGAGCGCGGCTATAGCCATTCGGTGGCTATTATAGCTCTACTCAGCCAGGCCATGGCACAGTTCAAGATCTACAAGTGCCTCAGGTTTCGAAAGAAACTAGCTATTGATATGGCCGAGGAGTATCTACAAAGTGGGGATCATGCCAAGGCATTAAC TCTATATTCGCTCATGCTGCCCGATTATCGACAAGAGAAGTGGTCGACTATTTTTACCGACGTCTTGCTGAAGACCTTGCGGTGTGCCCTGCTCTCGGCCTCCGTGGCGGACTACATAGCGTGCAGTATCGAAGCGTTGTCCCTACGCCACCAAAGCGAGCAGAAAGATAGGATTCTGCTACTGGATAACCTCTGGCAGGTCTACCAGGGTGTGCCGCCCATGCCCAGAACTCAATTAACCGAAGACGCTCTGGCCCTGTGGACCAGTGCATTGGCCTGCGTGAAATCTCCCATTCCAATCGATTTCGATAAGGTCAGCGACGTTTTGGAGATGTGCGCCACATTCGAACGAGTCCAATTAAACAACGACGATgttctgcagctgcagctcatAATCCG TGTGCTCACAGACGTGCCTTTGAGGATTAGGAGCTTCCATGTGGTTCTTGCCGATGCCGGAAACAGCCAAAATAACTACAAACTAGAGGCGCTCAagtatttttgctttccaaatctcctgcagctgcgtactcagcagcagaggcagcagcagccgcaacagcagcaggaacttGTGGATCAGCCAAAGGCCTTCGAGAAAAACACGATATTGGAACCAGGCTCGTATTATCAATTCTTCTGCAGTACCGAAGCGCAGCAATTCCACGAAAACACCCAGCTGCGTATTGTCCGCGTGGAGGCTCTTATGGGGACCGATCAAATTGGCGCCCTGCTCACGTGCAGCTCCAATTACACACGCCAACCGTTTCGACACCACACGCGCAGTCGCGATCTCGATGACAACGTGACGATCAATCCGATTTGCTATATTGCGCCCAC CTTCCATTTGGTCACGCAAACAAACCTCGGCCATGGGCATGCCAATGGCACAGACGGGGAGCCAGAGGCAGCCACAAGAATGCTGGTCAACGAATACTATCCAGTTGTGATAAACATATGCAATCCCTACAATGTCTACCTCATGAATGTGGGTGTACACATCAGTGTGCCTGGTGCCCTAAGGAACAGCG TATTCCTCACCACAGACATCTCTCCGGGTCGTCAGAAGCTGCACACCCAAATCCAAATAGATGTGGGGGAGCTGTCCGGCCAGAGCAGCAACACGGCCACGTACTACATCTTCAGCCTGGCGGAGACAGAGATCAagctgcagcagaggctcAGCTACACGCTGGATGTAGACACTGGTGGGGCAGGGAGCAGCGGGTCGgctggagccagagccagcacGGCGCCCAACAGCTCGGAGTCGACTCCCGATCACAATGTCAAGAGCATAGCCCTCAACCTGGCAGCCATATCGCCGGTACAGATCGAGTACCTAGACGAGACGCGGCTGCGAAAGTCGCGCGACGACACGGTGACCGTGAGATGTTACAGCGACTTCAAGTTCAGTGCCCGCTTCTACACACTCAACCGGAAGCCGCTGAACCAGGTCTATCGCGGGGAGAACTTTCTGCTGCGGGCCAACACGGAGGTGCTGGCCGTGGACGATGTGGAGATATTGGATAGCTTCTTTATATGT GATCACAACCTAGTGCAATCGAACTACAGCTTTAAGCGGAAGAAGTACACCAATAAGTACAGCGCCGGTGACCAGCTGGAGAGTGTGATAGTGCTGCGCACAAACGCCACAGTTCAGGACTGGACGACTGCTCGGGACCTAGATCAGCGTGGCAAGCTCGAGGGCAAGTCTTCGTCCAGCAAATTTATTAGGCGCCCACCGAAGAGCCCCAGCGAGGAAAACTCTGCTTCAACGGCGCCTACCGGCATAAGCTCCTACATGAACAAGAGCCTGGTGGCCAAGATTCCCACAACCATGACCATCATCAATAGCAACTCGGCCGTGTCCACTGCTCTGCAAGTGGCCAACTCGGGTGTAATGAGCAGCTCCCTGCATTCGGAAGACGCGAAGCTGGGCGAGGATGCAGCGCCTGCAGGCTCTCCCTTGGAGGGTGGCAAAACTACTCGCGTTGTTTACAACAAAGCGCTGGAAGCTGTGCAGGGAACGGGCCATTGCCGGGGCTTCATCAAGGGCATCTATACGCTGGAGGAGAACCCATCCCCGGCCCCTGTTTTCGGGGTATTTTGTATACGATGGCGCAGGGCCAATGCCAAGGAGGAGAACGAGTCCAAGTTCATTATCAGTGGTCTCGAAATTGCCGAGCCACCGCTGAACATCTATTGCACCATCGAGGAGAAGATGTTCGTGAAGATGCCAATGGCCTTCAAGGTGGTAATCAAAAATCCCACAACCCATGTGCTTCACCTGATCGCCACGCTCAGCATCAGCAAGGCGGATAACTTTATATGTTCCGGTCACAAGCAG TTGGACATCTCCATAATGGCGTATGATGAGAAGGAACTGGTCTACAATCTGTATCCCCTTCAAGTGGGATGGCAAGAGCTGCCCGTACTTAGCCTGGAGTACAACACCAAGGCGGACCCCCAGAAGAACGACATTCACAATGCCTTGCTCGACGAACTGGTGCTGCGGGCACTGCCCAAGCGAGTCTTTGTACTG CCACCACTGAAGCAACAGACCACCAAGTAG
- the LOC6900512 gene encoding trypsin alpha, giving the protein MSAGFPLPLLLLFVLLLLVVCGSGAMVELSFEAVDLQRSPRVVGGHRSEVRHQPHMVNIRRNGNFECGGSLVTPYCVLTAAHCLVKGQPEDFVVRGGVTFLSDIRHARHVKNILLPSAYSHSTLDHDVALIQLQQPLKAPIARPIRLAIRSPRAGSFVRVSGWGLTDEGSTQLPNQLHSVHVRVMGRQECQKLYDGYRNITESMYCASVPGHKDACAADSGGPVVNANGLLVGVVSWGKANRCAHEDSPGVYSDVSYLSDWITDTMRRYC; this is encoded by the coding sequence ATGAGCGCTGGTttcccgctgccgctgctgctgctttttgtgCTTCTTCTGCTGGTGGTCTGTGGCTCGGGTGCCATGGTAGAGCTGTCGTTCGAGGCGGTCGACCTGCAGCGGAGTCCACGCGTGGTAGGCGGCCACCGTAGCGAGGTACGGCACCAGCCACACATGGTGAACATCCGACGAAATGGGAACTTTGAGTGCGGCGGCTCCCTGGTGACCCCGTACTGTGTGTTGACGGCCGCGCACTGCCTGGTAAAGGGGCAGCCGGAGGACTTTGTGGTGCGCGGTGGAGTCACGTTTCTCAGCGATATTCGCCATGCACGCCACGTGAAGAACATCCTCCTGCCCTCGGCCTACAGCCACTCCACGCTGGACCACGATGTGGCGCTgattcagctgcagcagccccTCAAGGCGCCCATAGCCCGACCCATCCGCCTGGCCATCAGATCGCCCCGGGCCGGCTCGTTTGTCCGCGTCTCAGGATGGGGCCTCACAGACGAAGGTTCCACGCAGCTGCCGAATCAGCTGCACAGCGTCCACGTGCGCGTCATGGGGCGACAGGAGTGCCAGAAGCTGTACGACGGGTATCGGAACATCACCGAGAGCATGTACTGTGCTTCGGTGCCGGGTCATAAAGATGCCTGCGCCGCTGACTCCGGCGGACCTGTGGTCAATGCCAATGGCCTTCTGGTGGGAGTTGTCTCCTGGGGAAAGGCGAATCGCTGTGCCCACGAGGACAGCCCCGGGGTGTACTCCGACGTCAGCTACTTATCCGACTGGATCACAGACACCATGCGGCGATACTGCTAG
- the LOC4813457 gene encoding trypsin beta, giving the protein MRRDKSRGKVTARTVHIEMRCRWEYLILAVLLLAVLAQMTEAAQANRARRRLRNGNVRKLATNRSQAVAKTARSRQAVRRGTSVAKKTSPSKASKTATPAKIQSKIVGGTTTTISTAPYLVQVRRGTSLCGGSLISTLWVLSAGHCVKGQTASSFLVRGGTTTLDGSDGVVRSVVFTAVAPRFTTTKMNMDASLLKLNETMTGTNIATISMGSFVPKAGSRVRIAGWGLTSEGGSTSRTLRATQITVVRQRVCSQDYGRLATITKYMFCARGKKKDSCSGDSGGAVTRDSTLLGIVSFGYGCARSGYPGVYTAVARIRTWANRIMSNN; this is encoded by the coding sequence ATGCGAAGAGATAAAAGCCGGGGCAAGGTCACCGCCAGAACAGTTCACATCGAGATGCGTTGCCGCTGGGAGTACCTGATCTtagctgtgctgctgctggccgtgcTGGCCCAGATGACCGAGGCGGCGCAGGCCAACCGGGCAAGAAGGAGATTGAGGAACGGAAACGTCCGCAAACTGGCAACGAATAGGAGTCAAGCTGTGGCCAAGACCGCCCGAAGCAGACAAGCTGTGAGAAGAGGCACCTCTGTCGCAAAGAAGACCTCCCCGAGCAAGGCATCAAAGACAGCGACACCCGCCAAGATCCAGTCGAAGATTGTCGGTGGCACTACGACGACCATTAGCACGGCCCCATACCTAGTGCAGGTGCGTCGCGGAACCAGCCTGTGCGGCGGCTCTTTGATATCCACCCTTTGGGTTCTCAGCGCCGGACACTGTGTGAAGGGGCAAACTGCCTCGTCGTTTTTGGTGCGCGGAGGAACCACCACTCTAGACGGCAGCGATGGCGTGGTGCGCTCCGTGGTCTTTACGGCCGTGGCACCCCGTTTTACTACCACGAAAATGAACATGGACGCCTCACTGCTGAAGCTGAACGAAACCATGACAGGCACCAACATTGCCACCATCTCGATGGGGTCCTTCGTGCCCAAAGCGGGCTCCAGGGTGCGCATCGCGGGCTGGGGTCTGACCAGTGAAGGCGGCAGCACTTCCCGGACGCTGCGGGCCACGCAGATCACGGTGGTCAGGCAGCGTGTTTGCAGCCAGGACTACGGCAGATTGGCCACCATCACCAAATACATGTTCTGCGCCCGCGGCAAGAAGAAGGATTCATGCAGCGGCGACTCCGGCGGTGCAGTAACCAGAGATTCAACGCTGCTGGGCATTGTATCGTTTGGCTATGGCTGCGCCAGGTCCGGATATCCCGGCGTGTACACAGCAGTGGCCAGGATCCGAACATGGGCCAACCGCATAATGTCGAACAATTAG
- the LOC4813360 gene encoding chymotrypsin-1, giving the protein MKMFRLLACLALLGQLHGLSLPQLIKIYGGHDAPIGAYPFLVNLRRGGRFRCGGFLATPSCVVTAAHCLQNRRHVYDVTVHAQLQCLGDGSAAEDVRRASFSMVSPHYSPQDESDSDVAVIRLQQPFNISNESLPQIDFNELPKGAKFTVIGWGITNEYKIDWNQCLQAVCVGLVPQDVCRRTMLHPITDNMFCALGENGGDACVGDSGGPILQAGRPVGIVSWGYRCGRGSPGVYTRLSSPPIKYWLQNLLERHCRV; this is encoded by the coding sequence ATGAAAATGTTCCGACTACTGGCCTGCTTGGCCCTCCTTGGGCAGCTTCACGGACTCTCTTTGCCGCAGCTGATCAAAATCTATGGAGGCCACGACGCTCCCATCGGGGCGTATCCTTTTCTGGTGAACTTGCGGCGGGGCGGTCGCTTCAGATGCGGCGGTTTTCTGGCTACACCAAGCTGCGTGGTCACGGCAGCCCATTGCCTGCAGAACCGTCGCCACGTCTACGACGTGACAGTGCACGCCCAGCTGCAGTGTTTGGGGGATGGGTCGGCGGCTGAAGATGTGCGCCGCGCCTCGTTCTCCATGGTGTCGCCCCACTATTCCCCTCAGGACGAATCGGACTCAGATGTGGCCGTGATCAGGCTGCAGCAACCGTTCAACATTTCCAATGAAAGTCTGCCCCAGATTGACTTCAACGAACTGCCAAAAGGAGCGAAATTCACAGTCATAGGCTGGGGCATAACAAACGAATATAAAATAGACTGGAACCAATGTCTGCAGGCTGTTTGCGTGGGGCTGGTGCCTCAGGACGTGTGCCGCCGCACCATGTTGCATCCCATTACCGACAACATGTTCTGTGCGCTTGGAGAGAATGGCGGAGACGCCTGTGTGGGCGACTCGGGTGGACCCATCCTCCAGGCAGGCCGTCCCGTAGGCATTGTTTCCTGGGGCTATAGATGCGGAAGAGGCTCTCCGGGCGTCTACACCCGACTTAGTAGCCCTCCCATCAAGTACTGGCTCCAGAACCTCCTCGAGCGCCATTGCAGGGTGTAA
- the gry gene encoding trafficking protein particle complex subunit 11 isoform X2 — protein MTIDATALPSELLVTPQPLIGFCGLDTARQGVHKAIWDGFSGSLQRKAADRAAVQYKLLPPNYEFPVAKPKRASYEWYHPKGILKRNWMLKHLHVLPSVVVLFQDMEWNDLEWTEKQVQCAATVQALKNALQERNTRLCLVLLQKAAPLPPGEDLLAAERAASLTSACGITSKMLFILPHTEHLMGYTLRLESAFLDMAQSYYALMSKRIRNHRDQLSAAHTTLKIRHQFKLGFVAEMRQDFSTAQKHYFQAYANLDEIRINDSNCVEIKTLAGFLNYKICRLMFKLKTPRDAINQFIIHVEKYKPRVGFKDLAFEHYAWLSTQHSVFAELFCEAIKNGLPALQTQHPGIYYHKAAEYVMKRRDAAQQAFASLLDSGEAALTTNNPNPLSLYTEFFGIRAVKTGDLVAEQQANVQLCEQERGYSHSVAIIALLSQAMAQFKIYKCLRFRKKLAIDMAEEYLQSGDHAKALTLYSLMLPDYRQEKWSTIFTDVLLKTLRCALLSASVADYIACSIEALSLRHQSEQKDRILLLDNLWQVYQGVPPMPRTQLTEDALALWTSALACVKSPIPIDFDKVSDVLEMCATFERVQLNNDDVLQLQLIIRVLTDVPLRIRSFHVVLADAGNSQNNYKLEALKYFCFPNLLQLRTQQQRQQQPQQQQELVDQPKAFEKNTILEPGSYYQFFCSTEAQQFHENTQLRIVRVEALMGTDQIGALLTCSSNYTRQPFRHHTRSRDLDDNVTINPICYIAPTFHLVTQTNLGHGHANGTDGEPEAATRMLVNEYYPVVINICNPYNVYLMNVGVHISVPGALRNSDAWRVSAATAYPPRDDTAQLALVGGWSARISFASILYARHGGAEHRIGDGAS, from the exons atGACGATTGATGCCACCGCTCTGCCGTCGGAGTTGCTCGTGACCCCTCAGCCACTGATTGGCTTCTGCGGCCTGGACACTGCGCGGCAGGGCGTGCACAAGGCCATCTGGGATGGGTTTAGCGGGAGTCTGCAACGGAAGGCGGCGGATCGCGCTGCGGTCCAATACAAGTTGCTACCTCCGAACTATGAGTTTCCAGTGGCCAAGCCCAAGAGGGCCTCCTACGAGTGGTACCATCCCAAGGGCATACTGAAGCGGAACTGGATGCTAAAGCACCTGCATGTACTGCCCTCTGTGGTGGTCCTGTTCCAGGACATGGAGTGGAACGATTTAGAATGGACGGAGAAACAGGTGCAGTGTGCGGCCACTGTGCAGGCCCTAAAGAATGCTCTCCAAGAGCGAAATACTCGACTGTGCCTAGTGCTTCTGCAGAAGGCAGCACCGCTACCTCCTGGCGAGGATTTGCTGGCCGCAGAGCGAGCTGCCAGTTTGACTTCAGCCTGCGGCATAACCAGCAAAATGTTATTCATACTGCCGCATACGGAGCACCTCATGGGCTACACGTTGCGTCTGGAGTCCGCGTTCCTGGACATGGCCCAGTCCTACTACGCCCTGATGTCGAAGAGAATACGCAATCATCGAGACCAGCTGTCGGCGGCGCATACCACCCTCAAGATACGTCACCAGTTCAAGCTCGGCTTTGTGGCGGAGATGCGGCAAGACTTCAGCACCGCCCAGAA ACACTACTTCCAAGCCTATGCGAATCTGGATGAAATACGCATCAACGATAGCAATTGCGTGGAGATCAAAACGCTGGCCGGGTTTCTCAACTACAAAATCTGTCGTCTCATGTTCAAGCTGAAGACCCCGCGGGATGCCATCAACCAGTTCATTATTCATGTTGAGAAGTACAAGCCCCGCGTGGGTTTCAAGGATTTGGCATTTGAGCACTATGCCTGGCTAAGCACGCA ACATTCTGTGTTCGCCGAGCTGTTCTGTGAGGCCATCAAAAATGGACTGCCCGCTCTTCAGACTCAGCATCCCGGCATCTATTACCACAAGGCAGCCGAGTATGTGATGAAACGACGCGATGCCGCCCAGCAAGCCTTTGCCTCTCTGCTTGACTCGGGCGAGGCAGCACTCACAACAAATAACCCAAACCCTTTGTCCCTGTACACGGAGTTCTTTGGCATCCGGGCCGTGAAAACAGGCGATCTTGTCGCCGAGCAGCAAGCCAATGTGCAGCTGTGCGAACAGGAGCGCGGCTATAGCCATTCGGTGGCTATTATAGCTCTACTCAGCCAGGCCATGGCACAGTTCAAGATCTACAAGTGCCTCAGGTTTCGAAAGAAACTAGCTATTGATATGGCCGAGGAGTATCTACAAAGTGGGGATCATGCCAAGGCATTAAC TCTATATTCGCTCATGCTGCCCGATTATCGACAAGAGAAGTGGTCGACTATTTTTACCGACGTCTTGCTGAAGACCTTGCGGTGTGCCCTGCTCTCGGCCTCCGTGGCGGACTACATAGCGTGCAGTATCGAAGCGTTGTCCCTACGCCACCAAAGCGAGCAGAAAGATAGGATTCTGCTACTGGATAACCTCTGGCAGGTCTACCAGGGTGTGCCGCCCATGCCCAGAACTCAATTAACCGAAGACGCTCTGGCCCTGTGGACCAGTGCATTGGCCTGCGTGAAATCTCCCATTCCAATCGATTTCGATAAGGTCAGCGACGTTTTGGAGATGTGCGCCACATTCGAACGAGTCCAATTAAACAACGACGATgttctgcagctgcagctcatAATCCG TGTGCTCACAGACGTGCCTTTGAGGATTAGGAGCTTCCATGTGGTTCTTGCCGATGCCGGAAACAGCCAAAATAACTACAAACTAGAGGCGCTCAagtatttttgctttccaaatctcctgcagctgcgtactcagcagcagaggcagcagcagccgcaacagcagcaggaacttGTGGATCAGCCAAAGGCCTTCGAGAAAAACACGATATTGGAACCAGGCTCGTATTATCAATTCTTCTGCAGTACCGAAGCGCAGCAATTCCACGAAAACACCCAGCTGCGTATTGTCCGCGTGGAGGCTCTTATGGGGACCGATCAAATTGGCGCCCTGCTCACGTGCAGCTCCAATTACACACGCCAACCGTTTCGACACCACACGCGCAGTCGCGATCTCGATGACAACGTGACGATCAATCCGATTTGCTATATTGCGCCCAC CTTCCATTTGGTCACGCAAACAAACCTCGGCCATGGGCATGCCAATGGCACAGACGGGGAGCCAGAGGCAGCCACAAGAATGCTGGTCAACGAATACTATCCAGTTGTGATAAACATATGCAATCCCTACAATGTCTACCTCATGAATGTGGGTGTACACATCAGTGTGCCTGGTGCCCTAAGGAACAGCG ACGCCTGGCGAGTTTCGGCGGCCACAGCCTATCCCCCACGAGACGATACCGCACAGTTGGCCCTGGTAGGTGGCTGGTCCGCCCGAATCTCCTTCGCAAGCATCCTTTACGCCAGGCACGGCGGCGCAGAACATCGTATTGGTGATGGTGCCTCGTAG